Within Candidatus Neomarinimicrobiota bacterium, the genomic segment CTCGTATCAGACAGGCTGTTCTAGAGTGACCACATCAACAAGAGGAAGACAACCATAATGGCTAAGAAGAAACTGTCCATCTTTGAGAGATACCTGACAGTCTGGGTTTTGCTCTGTATTGGCGGCGGTATTGTGCTGGGAAAGGCAGCGCCTGGAGTTGCGATCAAACTGGATTCGCTTTCGATCTATGAAGTGTCCATTCCCATCGCTATCTGTCTGTTCTTCATGATGTATCCAATCATGGTGAAGATCGATTTTGGGGAAATAGTGAGAGCGGCAAAAACGCCCAAACCGGTCGTACTGACGCTGTTCATTAACTGGGCGATCAAACCGTTCACTATGTTCCTGATTGCCTCCTTCTTTTTGGGACACCTGTTCAAAGGATTCCTGCCCGGCACAGAGATACTCAAGACCGGCCAGGAAGTTGAGTTATGGCGAAGTTATATCTCGGGAGCGATTCTACTGGGAATTGCACCCTGCACCGCGATGGTGTTAATGTGGAGTTATCTGGCAAAAGGAAACGACGGACTCACCTTAGTAATGGTTGCCTTAAACTCTCTCACGATGCTCGTTCTCTATGCACCTCTGGGAGGCTTCCTGCTGGGTGTAAATGCCATGCCTATACCGTGGCAAACGATACTGCTTTCAGTCGTGATTTATGTGGCTTTGCCACTGATTGCTGGATATTTATCTCGCAAGTGGATTGTCAAATTCAGAGGAGATGAATGGTTTCAAAAGAGATTCCTGCATTGGCTTACCCCCGTCAGCATCACTGCACTTCTTGCTACTTTGGTGCTCCTGTTTTCCTTTAAAGGAGAAATAATTTTAGAGCATCCTTTGACGATAATATGGATTGCCATACCCCTTCTTATTCAGACAGTACTCATTTTTGCACTAGGGTATTTTGTCCTGGCAAAACTTTTAAAGCTTTCTTACCACGATGCCGCTCCCTCCGCAATGATA encodes:
- the arsB gene encoding ACR3 family arsenite efflux transporter — translated: MAKKKLSIFERYLTVWVLLCIGGGIVLGKAAPGVAIKLDSLSIYEVSIPIAICLFFMMYPIMVKIDFGEIVRAAKTPKPVVLTLFINWAIKPFTMFLIASFFLGHLFKGFLPGTEILKTGQEVELWRSYISGAILLGIAPCTAMVLMWSYLAKGNDGLTLVMVALNSLTMLVLYAPLGGFLLGVNAMPIPWQTILLSVVIYVALPLIAGYLSRKWIVKFRGDEWFQKRFLHWLTPVSITALLATLVLLFSFKGEIILEHPLTIIWIAIPLLIQTVLIFALGYFVLAKLLKLSYHDAAPSAMIGASNHFEVAIATATMLFGLSSGAALATVVGVLIEVPMMLMLVSICKNTCFYHQECHLDLPQCKDR